In the genome of Triticum urartu cultivar G1812 chromosome 5, Tu2.1, whole genome shotgun sequence, one region contains:
- the LOC125556129 gene encoding gibberellin-regulated protein 12-like: MALAGKLLVLLAVALLAVSIIAEHKVFASGTEEHEDNVYRVSKGGQGSLKIYQCKPACEYRCSDTKYRKPCLFFCNKCCNTCLCVPSGLYGHKYECGCYNDWKTKEGRPKCP, encoded by the exons ATGGCCCTGGCTGGTAAgctgctcgtcctcctcgccGTCGCTCTTCTCGCCGTGTCCATCATCGCCGAGCACAAG GTGTTTGCCTCAGGAACCGAAGAGCATGAGGATAATGTGTACCGAGTGAGCAAG GGAGGACAGGGCAGTCTCAAGATATACC AGTGCAAGCCGGCGTGCGAGTACCGGTGCAGCGACACCAAGTACAGGAAGCCGTGCCTCTTCTTCTGCAACAAGTGCTGCAACACGTGCCTGTGCGTGCCGTCGGGCCTCTACGGCCACAAGTACGAGTGCGGCTGCTACAACGACTGGAAGACCAAGGAGGGACGCCCCAAGTGCCCCTAG